GGGAAGGCCCCGGGCGATGACCTCCAACTTCGCCTTGGGGTCGATAACGGGGTGAAGGAGCTGGTCTATCTGCTGCGGCTCGAGCCGCATCACCGCCTCTTCGCGGGTGATGAGCTTCTCCTTGACCATGTCGACGGCGATCTTCACCGCAGCGGCCGCCGTGCGCTTCCCGTTCCTCGTCTGGAGCATGAAGAGCACGTTGTTCTCGACGGTGAACTCGAAGTCCTGGACGTCCTTGTAATGCTTTTCCAGCTTGTCCGTGATCTTCACGAGCTGCGCGAAGACCTTGGGCATCTCCTTCTTCAGCGCGGCGATCGGCTTCGGCGTGCGGATCCCCGCCACCACGTCTTCTCCCTGCGCGTTCGTGAGGTATTCCCCATAGAACTCCGTGGCCCCCGTGGCCGGGTTACGGGTGAATCCGACGCCCGTCGCGCAGTCGTCGCCCATGTTTCCGAACACCATCGCCTGGACGTTGACGGCGGTGCCGAGGTTGTCCGGAATACCGTGCGCCTTGCGGTAATACTTCGCGCGGTCGTTGTTCCAGGACTTGAACACGGCGTCGCGGGCCAGGTCGAGCTGCGTCTCCGGGTCCTGCGGGAACTCCTTGCGAAGGCGAGCCTTGACGAGAGCCTTGAACTTCCCGCACACATCCTTCAGGTCCGCCGCGGCGAGCTCAACATCGCTTTCAATGTCGCGCTCCCGCTTTTTCCGCTCGAAGATCTCCTCGAAATGCTCCTTGTCGATCCCGAGAACAACGTCGGAGAACATCATCAGGAATCGGCGGTAGGAGTCGTAGGCGAACCGCGGGTTCTTCGATTTTCCGGCGATGCCCTCGACGCTTTTGTCGTTCAGCCCCAGGTTGAGGATCGTGTCCATCATCCCGGGCATGGAGAACTTCGATCCGGACCGCACCGAAACGAGGAGGGGGTTCTTCGGATCGCCCAGCTTCTTGCCTGTCATCTTCTCGAGGCGTGCAAGCTGCGCGGATATTTCCTTCCTTACGTCCGCGGAGATCTTTCCGCGGTTCGCATAAAAGAGGTTGCAGACTTCCGTGCTGATCGTGAAGCCGGGAGGTACGGGCACTCCCAGGTTGGTCATCTCCGCCAGCCCGGCTCCCTTGCCTCCGAGAATGTCCTTCATCTCCCCGTGCCCTTCGGCCTTGCCGCCGCCGAAGAAATAGACGCGCCTGGTGGCCATTCCCTTTTCCTCCCGGTCCGCTTTTTTTTACGCCTTGGACGCGCTTACCTTAGAAAAATCCGCCACGCCGGCAAACAGGTTGGAGAGATTCTTCAGGAGCGCCAGGCGGTTGGTTTTCACCTTTTCGTCCTTCGCCATCACCAGCACCTTCTCGAAGAAAGCGGACACCAGCGGCTGGAGCCGCGCCATCTCCCGGAACGCTTCCGAGTACCGGCCGTCCTTCGCAGCGGCCGAGACCCTGCCGGAAACATCGTTCGCGGCCGTGTGCAGCGCCCTCTCCTCGTTGTGCTCGAAGAGGATTTCCGATATCGCGAGCTGTCCCGAATATGCCTTGGTGATGTTTATCGCCCGCTTGAATACCTCGGCGAGCGGCTCGAATGCGGGGTCGGAGCGGAACGCGACGAGCGCATTCAGTTTCGACCGAAGGTCCGTCATGTCGGTCAGTCCGGCGGAAATCACTGCATCTGCCAGGTCTCCCGGTGTGCCCTGCGCGGTCCAGAGGTTGAACAGCCGGCCCTGGATGAATTCCATCACTTTCCGCTTCACTTCGTCCTTGGGGGATTTCAGCTTTCCCGTCAGTGTGGATAGCGAAAGGTCCACCAACCCCTCGATGGGAACGCGCAACCCCCGCGCTTCCAGGATGGAGAGGATCCCCAGCGTGTGACGGCGCAGCCCGTACGGGTCCGCGGTGCCGGAAGGGATAAGACCCACGCCGAAGCAACCGCACACCATGTCGATCTTGTCCGCAACGGCGACTGCGGCCCCCACGTCGGTCGACGGGAGGTCGTCGGACTGGCCCTTGGGCAGGTAGTGCTCGTAGACGGACTGCGCTACCTCCTGCTTCTCTCCGGTCTTGAGCGCATAGTGCCGTCCCATTACACCCTGCAATTCGGGGAATTCCTTGATAACGCCCGTCGTCAGGTCCGCCTTGGCGAGGTACGCAGCCCTCCGGCAGTCCTTCTCCTTCGCGGGGAACCCTATCGAGGCGACGTATCCGGAGATATCCGCCATCCGCTCGATCTTCTCCCAGTACATGCCGAGGTCAGCCTGGAACAGGACGTTCTTCAGCTTTTCCGCCCGGTCGAACAGGGTTTTTTTCAGGTCGTCCCCGTAGTAGAACTCCGCGTCGGAAAGGCGGGCGCGGATTACGCGCTCGTTACCGGCGATCACCACGCGGTTGTCCGGGACGCGCATGTTCGATACGAAGGCGAAACCGGGGAACAGGTTCCCCTTATCGTCCTCGAACACGAAATATTTCTGGTTGACGCGCATTGAGGTGATGAGGACCTCCCGCGGCAGGGACAGGTACTTTTCCTCGAACCGGCCCACCATCACCACGGGGTACTCAACCAGGTTCGCCACGATCTCCACCAGCGGCTCGTCTTCCACCCACTTCCTGCCTGTCTGCGCTTCAGCCTCCTTGATGCCCGCGCGGATCTTCTCCTTGCGGACTTCCAGGTCCACGAACACGTCGGCCGCAGCCAGCTTGTCTAAATATTCATCGGTCTTCGACAGGTCGATGGAACCCGGGGAAAGAAAACGGTGCCCGTATGTCGTGCGGCCCGCGGTGACGTTTCCGAAGGACAGGGGCAGCACCTGATCACCGTAAAGCGAAACGATCCAATGGACGGGCCGCACGAACCTCACGTCCAGGTCCGCCCAGCGCATCGACTTCTTGAACGGTATCGTGGGAATCCACCCCGCCACCACCTCGGGGAGGACCTCTGCTACCGGCCGGGCGGCCTGCGCCTTCACGATTCCCAGGTATTCTCCGCGGTCGGTGGGGAACAAGCCGAGATCGGACAGCTCCACACCCTGCGCCTTCGCGAACCCGAGCGCAGCCTTGGTGGGTTTTCCTTCCTTGTCGTAGGCAACGCTTTTCGGCGGGCCCAGGACCTTTTCCTCGGAAGCCCTCTGCCGGTCCGAAAGGTTTCGGATGACGTAGGCGAGCCGCCTGGGGGTTCCGTAGATGTCGACCCGGTCGAAGACGAAGCGGGCTTTTTTCAATATCTCGGCGAACTGCTGGCCGCCGAACCACAGTGCGGGTCCCACCAGCCCGGCCGGGATCTCTTCGCATCCTATTTCCAACAGGTAATCGCGTTCCATAATCCCTCTTCTTCGTGATGGATTGTCAGCGGGGGAACTTCTTCATCAGCGGGAAGCCCATCTCCTCGCGGGACTTCAGGTACCCTTCCGCGCAAAGCCGGGCCAGGTTGCGGACCCTGCCTATGTACGACGTGCGCTCGGTGACGGAAATGGCGCCGCGGGCATCCAGCATGTTGAACGTGTGGGAGCA
The genomic region above belongs to Deltaproteobacteria bacterium and contains:
- a CDS encoding glycine--tRNA ligase subunit beta codes for the protein MERDYLLEIGCEEIPAGLVGPALWFGGQQFAEILKKARFVFDRVDIYGTPRRLAYVIRNLSDRQRASEEKVLGPPKSVAYDKEGKPTKAALGFAKAQGVELSDLGLFPTDRGEYLGIVKAQAARPVAEVLPEVVAGWIPTIPFKKSMRWADLDVRFVRPVHWIVSLYGDQVLPLSFGNVTAGRTTYGHRFLSPGSIDLSKTDEYLDKLAAADVFVDLEVRKEKIRAGIKEAEAQTGRKWVEDEPLVEIVANLVEYPVVMVGRFEEKYLSLPREVLITSMRVNQKYFVFEDDKGNLFPGFAFVSNMRVPDNRVVIAGNERVIRARLSDAEFYYGDDLKKTLFDRAEKLKNVLFQADLGMYWEKIERMADISGYVASIGFPAKEKDCRRAAYLAKADLTTGVIKEFPELQGVMGRHYALKTGEKQEVAQSVYEHYLPKGQSDDLPSTDVGAAVAVADKIDMVCGCFGVGLIPSGTADPYGLRRHTLGILSILEARGLRVPIEGLVDLSLSTLTGKLKSPKDEVKRKVMEFIQGRLFNLWTAQGTPGDLADAVISAGLTDMTDLRSKLNALVAFRSDPAFEPLAEVFKRAINITKAYSGQLAISEILFEHNEERALHTAANDVSGRVSAAAKDGRYSEAFREMARLQPLVSAFFEKVLVMAKDEKVKTNRLALLKNLSNLFAGVADFSKVSASKA